The Vallitalea okinawensis genome window below encodes:
- a CDS encoding ABC transporter permease, which translates to MNFIVNLFNLYIDRSEFFLNLLIEHIILSFIAIIFISIIGISLGVYITRNKKMADLVLGAANFLYTIPSIALFGFLVSLTGIGNKSALIALTIYGVLPMIRNTYVGINEVDDEIVEAAIGMGCTDQQLLFKVQLPIALPVIIAGFRTMVVMTIALGGIASFIGAGGLGVAIWRGITTNFSEMTVAGSLLVALLAIFSDLILGVLERRFRKKVLGINKIGVETIA; encoded by the coding sequence GTGAACTTTATAGTAAATTTATTTAACTTATATATTGACCGCAGCGAGTTTTTTCTCAATCTATTAATAGAGCATATTATTTTATCCTTTATAGCTATAATATTCATTAGCATAATTGGCATAAGTCTAGGAGTATACATAACTAGAAATAAAAAAATGGCAGATTTAGTTTTGGGAGCAGCCAATTTTTTATATACTATACCATCCATAGCTTTATTTGGCTTCCTAGTCTCTTTAACTGGTATAGGTAACAAAAGTGCCCTAATAGCCTTAACTATCTATGGTGTCTTACCAATGATTAGAAATACCTATGTTGGGATCAATGAAGTTGATGATGAAATTGTTGAGGCTGCTATTGGAATGGGGTGTACAGATCAGCAGTTACTTTTCAAGGTGCAACTTCCCATTGCATTACCAGTTATAATTGCTGGATTTAGAACCATGGTAGTAATGACAATAGCACTTGGTGGTATAGCTTCATTTATAGGGGCTGGAGGTTTGGGAGTAGCTATATGGCGAGGTATTACAACCAACTTTTCTGAAATGACAGTAGCGGGAAGTTTACTTGTAGCCTTGTTAGCCATTTTTTCAGATTTGATTTTAGGGGTACTTGAAAGAAGATTTAGAAAGAAAGTTTTAGGAATAAATAAAATAGGAGTTGAGACAATTGCGTAG
- a CDS encoding FMN-dependent NADH-azoreductase, translating into MNKVLYITANPKSEEQSFSLAAGRELIELYKQNNPNDEVTEIDVYDIDIPYIDAEVFNGWGKLQSGKGFEELTETERSKISQINVFTEQFIEADKYVFVTPMWNFSVPPLMKAYIDTISIAGKTFKYTDSGPVGLLVNKKAIHIQASGGIYSEGPAKPLEHGNNFIKAILGLFGVVDVQSVLIEGTNFPEPGTDAIKAKTSERIKEVLHQF; encoded by the coding sequence ATGAATAAAGTATTATACATTACAGCAAACCCTAAGTCAGAAGAACAATCTTTTAGTTTAGCAGCAGGGAGAGAATTGATTGAACTCTACAAGCAAAATAATCCTAATGATGAGGTTACTGAAATCGATGTATATGACATTGACATACCTTATATTGATGCTGAAGTATTTAATGGTTGGGGTAAACTTCAAAGTGGTAAGGGATTTGAGGAATTAACAGAAACAGAAAGATCAAAAATAAGTCAAATTAATGTCTTCACTGAACAATTCATAGAAGCGGATAAGTATGTGTTTGTAACACCTATGTGGAACTTTTCTGTACCACCATTAATGAAGGCTTATATTGACACAATCAGTATAGCTGGTAAAACATTTAAATATACGGATAGCGGACCAGTTGGTTTACTAGTCAATAAAAAAGCTATCCACATTCAAGCATCAGGTGGTATTTACTCTGAAGGACCAGCGAAACCCCTAGAACATGGGAATAACTTTATTAAAGCTATATTAGGTCTCTTTGGTGTAGTAGATGTTCAGTCAGTCTTGATCGAAGGCACTAATTTTCCAGAACCAGGTACCGATGCAATAAAAGCAAAAACTAGCGAGAGAATTAAAGAGGTTCTACACCAGTTCTAA
- a CDS encoding MarR family winged helix-turn-helix transcriptional regulator: MTTSQFGVLEVLYHKGDLRIREIIEKTLSTGGNMTVVIDNLQKDGLVSRYPDPADRRATLISITDKGKQLMDDIFPRHLDSLNEIYDVLSKEEKEILLVLLKKLSRY; encoded by the coding sequence TTGACTACTTCTCAATTTGGAGTCTTAGAAGTATTGTATCATAAAGGTGATCTAAGGATACGTGAAATTATTGAAAAAACCCTTTCTACAGGAGGTAATATGACAGTCGTTATTGACAACTTGCAAAAGGATGGGCTTGTTAGTAGGTATCCTGATCCAGCCGATAGGAGAGCGACGCTTATAAGCATAACTGATAAGGGAAAGCAATTAATGGATGATATTTTTCCAAGGCATTTGGATTCTTTAAATGAAATATATGATGTGTTATCGAAAGAAGAAAAAGAAATACTATTAGTATTACTCAAAAAACTTAGTCGCTATTAA